AAATTAGTGCCAAAAAATGGATAGAAAAATACTCGTAACGGGCGGCGCTGGGTTTATTGGCTCGGCGGTTGTACGCTACATTATAAATAATACGGAAGATTCCGTTGTCAATCTCGACAAGCTTACCTATGCTGGGAACCTAGAGTCCTTAGCGGATATTGACTCCGATAAACGCTATAGTTTTGAGCAGGTAGACATTTGCGATCGCGTTGAACTTGACAGAGTTTTTTCCGTTCACAAACCAGATCTCGTTATGCATTTGGCAGCAGAATCGCATGTAGATAGATCCATCGACGGGCCTGCGGCTTTTATAGAAACCAATATTGTAGGCACATATACATTACTACAGGCGACAAGAGAATATTGGGAAGGTCTGAGTAATGAAAAAAAAGCAGGTTTTCGTTTTCACCATATATCGACAGATGAAGTTTATGGCGATCTAGAGAACACAGACTCGTTGTTTACGGAAGAGACATCGTATGACCCTTCAAGCCCCTATTCCGCCTCAAAAGCATCAAGTGATCATTTAGTTCGAGCATGGGGAAGAACTTATTCATTGCCAGTTGTCATTACCAATTGCTCTAACAACTATGGACCTTTTCATTATCCCGAGAAACTGATCCCGCACATTATTTTAAATGCAATCGAAGGGAAACCACTTCCTGTGTATGGTAATGGGTTGCAGATACGTGATTGGCTGTATGTCGATGATCACGCATGTGCTTTATACGAGGTGTTAACCAAAGGGGAAGTTGGGGAAACCTACAATATAGGTGGCCACAACGAGATGCAGAATATCGAAGTTGTAAAGATGATCTGCTCAATACTCGAAGAACTTGTACCAAATAAGCCTGATGGTGTGCAAAGATATTCGGAATTGATTTCATACGTCGAAGATCGCCCTGGCCATGATGTCCGGTATGCTATCGATGCATCAAAAATTGAAGAGAAATTAGGGTGGTCACCAGAAGAAACCTTTGAATCTGGGATTCGTAAAACTGTTCAATGGTACTTGTCAAACAAGAAGTGGTGGTCTCGGGTGTTGGACTCGTCTTACAGCTTAGAAAGGCTTGGAGCAAAAAAGTAGGTATATGAAAGGTATTGTTTTAGCTGGCGGCTCTGGGACTAGACTGTATCCACTCACTCGTGGTGTTTCTAAACAACTACTTCCTGTTTACGATAAACCAATGATTTATTATCCGCTTTCAGTGCTTATGCTGGCGGGTATTAGGGATATATTGATCATTACCACACCAGAAGACAGGGAAGGTTTTCAAAGGTTACTTGGTGACGGTTCGGATTTTGGGATTAAATTAACCTTTGCAACTCAGCACTCCCCGGATGGTTTAGCTCAAGCGTTTATTATAGGTGAAAGCTTTATTGGGCAAGATTCGGTATGTTTGGTCTTGGGCGACAATATATTTTACGGTCAAGGTTTTAGCCCAATTCTTAAAAGAGCAGCCTTAAAGTCTGATGGTGCAACAGTGTTTGGATATCAAGTCAAAGATCCAGAACGTTTTGGGGTCGTCGAGTTTGATGCCTCTATGCAAGCAATATCTATAGAAGAAAAACCGACTATACCTAAGTCTAATTATGCTATCACTGGATTATATTTCTATGACAATCGAGTTGTTGAACTCGCCAAAAAAGTAAGACCGTCTTCAAGAGGTGAACTCGAGATATCTTCTCTAAACCAAATGTATCTGGAAAGAGGTGATCTCAATGTAGAGCTTTTAGGAAGGGGGTTTGCTTGGTTGGATACAGGAACACATTCAAGCTTGCATCAAGCCTCTTCTTTCGTAGAGACAATAGAAAATGTTCAAGGAATGAAGGTTGCTTGCTTAGAAGAGATTGCCTGGCGGCAGGGCTGGCTTTCAGACAAAGCGCTGGAAACAGCAGGGCTGTCGCTTGCAAAAAACGACTATGGCAAATATCTACTTGCATTATTGGACGAGTAGTAACGGTTAGGAGTAAGGCATGAGCCTCATTCAGTGGATAAAATTTGATGAAATAGGTGATGAGAGAGGAAGCTTAGTCGCCTTGGAATCGACAAAGAACATCCCCTTTGCTATTCAAAGGGTATATTATCTTTTTGGACTCCGAGGAGATATCCCGCGAGGTTTTCACGCACATCGACAGTTGAAACAGTTAGCGATTTGTGTGAGTGGGCGATGTGAAATTCTGATGGATAACGGAATAGAAAAAAAGACGGTAACATTAGAATCGCCCTCGTCGGGCCTGCTGATTGATAGAATGCAGTGGCACGAGATGATGAATTTTTCTAGTGATTGTGTCTTGTTGGTATTAGCTAGTGATGTATATCTAGAATCGGATTATATTCGTGACTACAATGTTTTTTTAGAAGAGTTAGGTAATGAAAATACACCCATTAAGTGATGTAGCATCCAGCAGTATTGGTGAAGGCACATCGATTTGGCAATTTTCTGTTGTCTTGTCTGGAGCCAAAATTGGAATCAATTGCAATATCTGTGCGCATACATTTATTGAAAATGATGTCGAGATTGGCAATCGTGTTACTATAAAAAATGGTGTCTACTTATGGGATGGCATCAAGTTAGGTAATGATGTTTTTGTTGGCCCTTGCGTCGCGTTTACTAATGACAAATTTCCGCGCTCAAAACAGTACCCTGAGGTGTTTTCGAAAACAAAAATAGAAGATGGGGCGTCTATTGGTGCAAACTCTACTATCCTACCCGGTATTACAATAGGTAAGAATGCGATGGTTGGGGCAGGTTCAGTTGTTACAAAAGACGTACCAGAAAATGCAGTCGTAATGGGTAACCCTGCGACAATTGTCAGATATATAGAGGCGTGAAGTGGTTCCATTTTTAGATTTGCAAAATATCAACCAGAGATATGCTGAAGAGTTAAAAGAGGCGTGTGCTAGAGTTGTCGATTCAGGTTGGTATATTACGGGAAACGAACTGAAATCATTCGAAAATGAGTTCGCAAACTATTGTGGAAGCGTATATTGTGTGGGTGTGGCAAACGGTTTAGATGCTTTAACACTAACACTAAAAGCGTGGAAAGAACTTGGTAGAGTGAAAGACGGTGACGAAGTTATAGTGCCATCTAACACCTACATCGCTTCTATATTAGCAATATCAGCGAACAACTTGGTACCAGTCTTAGTTGAGCCAGACCAAAAAAGCTACAACTTAAACGCCGCCAACATAAAAAAGGCGATGACCAGTAAGACAAGGGTAATATTACCCGTACATCTCTATGGTCAGATTTCACCCATGGTCGAGATTATGAAGTTAGCTGATGAGTACAATCTTTTAGTTCTTGAAGACTGCGCTCAATCTCATGGCGCTTCAATTCAGAATAAAAAATGTGGTAATTGGGGCCATGCCGGTGCATTTAGCTTTTATCCCGGAAAAAATTTGGGGGCACTTGGTGACGCTGGTGCAATAACAACGGATGATGAAGAGTTGTTCTATACACTTGCCGCTTTACGGAACTATGGCTCTCACAAAAAATACGAGAATAAGTATTTAGGTGTCAATTCTCGGCTTGATGAAATGCAAGCTGCGATGCTAAAAGTGAAACTTAAGTATCTAGATGCAGAAAACCAACATCGTAAGAAGGTCGCTAATGCTTACTTAAAAGGTATTAGCAACTCTAAGGTCCAACTCCCCGAAGTCGTTGCGGAAGAAGGCCATGTGTGGCATCTGTTCGTTATTCGTACAGATAATAGAGATGTCCTTGCCAAACACTTGGAAGAGAACGGTATACATACTTTAGTTCACTATCCTATCCCGCCCCATCAGCAACAAGCTTATGCCGGTTATTTTGACTCCGAATATCCAATATCAGAGGCTATTCATAACTCGGTGTTGTCTTTGCCTATTAGTCCAGTCCTAGATGAAAAAGCAGCTCAAAAAGTGATTGATATAATAAATGAGTATTAAAAGAGCTTTTTTCTGGACAAGCGCTCAAACTTTTACCAAAGTCGTTTCTGGGATTATTATCGGTAAAATTGTCGCAATATCCTTGGGGCCAGTAGGTCTCGCTTATATTGGTCAGTATCAGAACTATTCAGGTTTGTTTTATAGTTTCGCAAATGGCTCTGTACAAACTGGAATAGTTTCAATGGTCGCCCGTGATTTAGGCGAGAAAAATCAGATGTTAACACGGACTAACTCCGTGTTCATTTTGTCTGTGCTGTCATTTTTAATAGGTTTAGCACTTTTCCCTTTGTCGGATACTGTGTCATACTTTCTATTTAAATCATATGAATATACTGGTTCTATTAAGTTGCTTTCTTTCTCTCTATTATTTAATTCCATGAACCTTTATGCTCTTTCAGTTTTAAATGGACTAGGAAAAGTTAAGGAGTACTCTGTAGCTAATATTACCTTAAATGTTATAACAACAATTGGAGTTTCAACATCTGCACTACTATATGGCGTAATTGGAGCGCTTTATAGT
The sequence above is drawn from the Vibrio sinaloensis genome and encodes:
- a CDS encoding acyltransferase, encoding MKIHPLSDVASSSIGEGTSIWQFSVVLSGAKIGINCNICAHTFIENDVEIGNRVTIKNGVYLWDGIKLGNDVFVGPCVAFTNDKFPRSKQYPEVFSKTKIEDGASIGANSTILPGITIGKNAMVGAGSVVTKDVPENAVVMGNPATIVRYIEA
- the rfbA gene encoding glucose-1-phosphate thymidylyltransferase RfbA; this encodes MKGIVLAGGSGTRLYPLTRGVSKQLLPVYDKPMIYYPLSVLMLAGIRDILIITTPEDREGFQRLLGDGSDFGIKLTFATQHSPDGLAQAFIIGESFIGQDSVCLVLGDNIFYGQGFSPILKRAALKSDGATVFGYQVKDPERFGVVEFDASMQAISIEEKPTIPKSNYAITGLYFYDNRVVELAKKVRPSSRGELEISSLNQMYLERGDLNVELLGRGFAWLDTGTHSSLHQASSFVETIENVQGMKVACLEEIAWRQGWLSDKALETAGLSLAKNDYGKYLLALLDE
- a CDS encoding DegT/DnrJ/EryC1/StrS family aminotransferase gives rise to the protein MVPFLDLQNINQRYAEELKEACARVVDSGWYITGNELKSFENEFANYCGSVYCVGVANGLDALTLTLKAWKELGRVKDGDEVIVPSNTYIASILAISANNLVPVLVEPDQKSYNLNAANIKKAMTSKTRVILPVHLYGQISPMVEIMKLADEYNLLVLEDCAQSHGASIQNKKCGNWGHAGAFSFYPGKNLGALGDAGAITTDDEELFYTLAALRNYGSHKKYENKYLGVNSRLDEMQAAMLKVKLKYLDAENQHRKKVANAYLKGISNSKVQLPEVVAEEGHVWHLFVIRTDNRDVLAKHLEENGIHTLVHYPIPPHQQQAYAGYFDSEYPISEAIHNSVLSLPISPVLDEKAAQKVIDIINEY
- the rfbB gene encoding dTDP-glucose 4,6-dehydratase — its product is MDRKILVTGGAGFIGSAVVRYIINNTEDSVVNLDKLTYAGNLESLADIDSDKRYSFEQVDICDRVELDRVFSVHKPDLVMHLAAESHVDRSIDGPAAFIETNIVGTYTLLQATREYWEGLSNEKKAGFRFHHISTDEVYGDLENTDSLFTEETSYDPSSPYSASKASSDHLVRAWGRTYSLPVVITNCSNNYGPFHYPEKLIPHIILNAIEGKPLPVYGNGLQIRDWLYVDDHACALYEVLTKGEVGETYNIGGHNEMQNIEVVKMICSILEELVPNKPDGVQRYSELISYVEDRPGHDVRYAIDASKIEEKLGWSPEETFESGIRKTVQWYLSNKKWWSRVLDSSYSLERLGAKK
- a CDS encoding sugar 3,4-ketoisomerase: MSLIQWIKFDEIGDERGSLVALESTKNIPFAIQRVYYLFGLRGDIPRGFHAHRQLKQLAICVSGRCEILMDNGIEKKTVTLESPSSGLLIDRMQWHEMMNFSSDCVLLVLASDVYLESDYIRDYNVFLEELGNENTPIK